The following coding sequences lie in one Cryptococcus gattii WM276 chromosome L, complete sequence genomic window:
- a CDS encoding asparagine synthase (glutamine-hydrolyzing), putative (Similar to TIGR gene model, INSD accession AAW44980.1), which translates to MCGIFCCFNRAGDISQYRARAIACSKRQRHRGPDWSGCYMTDNTVLVHERLAIVGVDTGAQPLTNEDESLVLAVNGEIYNHVALRKGLKNKDAVFKTHSDCEVIMHLYREHDTGLCNMLDGMFSFVLVDKSVSPPRLIAARDPIGITTLYMGWNSQSPDNLYFASELKCIHEECDNLQAFPPGHFYDSKEKKLTRYFNPSWWDSDKGVVPHNDVDYKLLRESLEAAVRKRLMSEVPYGVLLSGGLDSSLIASIAARETDKLAEEQEKLRQERKQAIASGKWVGDEQPLASWPQLHSFAIGLPGAPDLIAARKAADFLGTIHHEYTFTVQEGLDAIPEVIYHLETYDVTTVRASTPMYLLSRKIKAMGVKMVLSGEGSDEIFGGYLYFHAAPNAKDFHEECVKRVKNLHTADCLRANKSTMAWGLEARVPFLDKSFLEVSMNIDAKYKMFSKGTHQEVDEDGRPKMEKYILRKAFDCSPDGKAYLPDSILWRQKEQFSDGVGYSWIDGMKDHAAAIVSDEKFADRATRWPLDTPDTKEAYWIREIFEHHFPTEAAAKTAVRWVPKQEWGVSSDPSGRAVSIHTAAYEDGKAKA; encoded by the exons ATGTGTGGTATCTTCTGCTGCTTCAACCGTGCGGGAGACATCTCTCAATACCGAGCCCGAGCCATCGCCTGCTCCAAGAGGCAGCGACACCGTGGCCCCGACTGGTCTGGTTGTTACATGACCGACAACACCGTTCTTGTTCACGAGCGATTAGCTAttgttggtgttg ACACCGGTGCTCAACCCCTTACCAATGAAGACGAAAGTCTCGTCCTTGCCGTTAACGGTGAAATCTACAACCATGTCGCTCTCAGAAAGGGTCTCAAGAACAAGGATGCCGTATTCAAGACCCACTCCGACTGTGAAGTCATCATGCACCTC TACAGGGAGCACGACACTGGTCTCTGCAACATGCTCGATGGCATGTTCTCCTTTGTCCTTGTTGACAAGTCCGTTTCCCCTCCTCGATTGATTGCCGCCCGTGACCCTATCGGTATCACCACTCTCTACATGGGCTGGAACTCTCAGTCTCCCGACAATCTTTACTTTGCTTCTGAGCTCAAGTGCATCCACGAAGAGTGTGACAACCTCCAGGCTTTCCCTCCCGGACATTTCTACGACTCCAAGGAGAAGAAACTCACTCGATACTTCAACCCCTCATGGTGGGACTCTGACAAGGGTGTCGTCCCTCACAACGACGTTGACTACAAGCTTTTGAGGGAATCTCTTGAAGCTGCAGTCAGGAAGAGGTTGATGTCCGAAGTTCCTTATGGTGTCCTCCTCTCAGGTGGTCTTGACTCCAGTTTGATTGCTTCCATCGCCGCTAGAGAAACAGACAAGCTCGCTGAGGAGCAAGAAAAATTGAGACAAGAACGAAAACAGGCTATTGCGTCTGGCAAGTGGGTCGGTGACGAGCAGCCACTCGCTTCTTGGCCTCAACTCCATTCTTTTGCTATCGGTCTCCCCGGTGCTCCCGATCTTATTGCAGCCCGAAAGGCGGCCGACTTCCTCGGTACCATTCACCACGAATACACCTTCACCGTTCAGGAAGGTCTTGATGCCATCCCCGAAGTCATCTACCACCTTGAGACTTATGATGTCACCACTGTCCGAGCTAGTACCCCTATGTACCTCCTCAGTAGGAAGATCAAGGCTATGGGTGTGAAGATGGTCTTGTCTGGAGAGGGTAGTGACGAAATATTTGGTG GTTACCTTTACTTCCACGCCGCTCCCAACGCCAAGGACTTCCACGAAGAATGCGTCAAGCGAGTGAAGAACCTCCATACTGCCGACTGTCTCCGTGCCAACAAGTCCACCATGGCTTGGGGTCTCGAAGCCCGTGTGCCCTTCCTTGACAAGTCTTTCCTCGAAGTCTCTATGAACATCGATGCCAAATACAAAATGTTCTCCAAGGGCACTCACCAAGAGGTTGACGAAGATGGTCGACCCAAGATGGAGAAGTACATCTTGAGAAAGGCGTTTGACTGCTCTCCTGACGGAAAGGCTTACTTGCCTGACTCCATCCTCTGGAGGCAAAAGGAACAATTCTCTGACGGTGTTGGTTACTCTTGGATTGACGG CATGAAGGACCACGCTGCCGCCATCGTCTCCGACGAGAAGTTTGCCGACCGGGCCACCCGATGGCCTCTCGACACTCCTGACACTAAGGAGGCTTACTGGATTCGTGAGATATTTGAACACCACTTCCCTACCGAAGCGGCTGCCAAGACCGCTGTTCGATGGGTCCCCAAGCAGGAGTGGGGTGTGTCTTCTGACCCCTCCGGTAGGGCTGTGTCTATCCACACTGCGGCGTATGAGGACGGTAAGGCCAAGGCTTAG
- a CDS encoding uncharacterized protein (Similar to SGTC gene model, INSD accession EAL17826.1) — MSPTRSYSAATRNVLTESLRSIAPSVIEGASKYITDLTAMDKMTKDTIQQLESGIPEVATSIYRESPNHMILQVNKPTYHLKLRDSGLQTTVTYNWSTQYPTKMGESTHTVLAKFVPEVWYRASSIGNSSVESLKSEYSEHLESSAAVMLRECFEDIIDQDGDALGVSFEAALELMTKKCREGSASICRSMGASVVDGLDGKGDPDSFFFEADNYSLTPGIDGSLSFTGHLTGEGWRDGSCNFSLRPADWAFSVSAEEHNHRLREELTRPRVTISVASMSLINYCRATQDPLIPSVWGPLPKSEDPYAPVEQAGCCSGKLNHPLHPYFTIRGN, encoded by the exons ATGTCCCCTACACGTTCATACTCTGCCGCCACACGAAATGTCTTGACCGAATCTCTTCGATCTATTGCCCCTTCAGTCATCGAAGGGGCTTCAAAATATATCACCGATCTGACAGCAATGGATAAGATGACCAAAGACACTATCCAACAGCTCGAAAGTGGTATCCCAGAGGTGGCGACGTCCATCTACCGCGAGTCCCCCAACCATATGATCTTGCAAGTAAACAAACCTACCTATCATTTGAAGCTGAGAGATTCTGGATTGCAGACTACAGTCACTTACAATTGGAGCACGCAATATCCTACAAAAATGGGAGAGTCAACGCACACAGTCCTTGCGAAGTTTGTACCAGAAGTATGGTATCGTGCATCATCTATCGGGAACAGTTCGGTAGAGAGTTTGAAATCGGAGTACTCTGAACATCTAGAAAGCTCTGCTGCCGTAATGCTTCGAGAGTGTTTTGAAGATATCATAGATCAAGATGGCGATGCTCTAGGAGTGTCTTTCGAAGCAGCTTTGGAACTGATGACCAAGAAATGCAGAGAGGGATCTGCAAGCATCTGCCGATCGATGGGCGCGAGCGTTGTAGATGGACTCGATGGTAAAGGTGATCCCGATTCGTTCTTCTTTGAGGCTGATAACTATTCACTTACGCCTGGGATTGATGGCTCACTCTCATTCACTGGCCACTTAACCGGAGAGGGATGGCGGGATGGATCTTGTAATTTCAGTCTGCGGCCAGCAGATTGGGCCTTTTCAGTTTCGGCTGAAGAA CACAACCATCGTTTGAGGGAAGAACTTACGAGACCGAGAGTGACGATTAGTGTTGCCAGTATGAG TCTAATCAACTATTGTCGAGCTACCCAGGATCCACTG ATCCCTTCCGTCTGGGGACCTCTTCCTAAGAGTGAAGACCCATATGCACCAGTTGAACAAGCTGGCTGTTGTTCCGGTAAGCTGaatcatcctcttcatccttaTTTTACCATCCGTGGAAACTAA
- a CDS encoding uncharacterized protein (Similar to TIGR gene model, INSD accession AAW44978.1), translated as MHVSNLVALAALAGSAAALSINTPASIVECQPAALTFGEGTAPYIIAAIPGGQVSAAAIETINDNLSSSPYTWTVNLAAGTNITLKITDSTGTVAYSSPIVVQAGSSQACLNASASTSGLSSAAVTTTQSSVAGGAAATTSASQSSSAAASSSSSAASSSSASSSSASSSSAASSNAASTTSHSSAASSAATSAAATSAGSTSGAFPSAVVGVPALVAGLFAGVAALL; from the exons ATGCACGTCTCCAACCTCGTCGCTTTAGCCGCTCTCGCTGGCTCTGCTGCTGCCCTCAGCATTAACACTCCT GCTTCCATTGTTGAATGCC AGCCCGCTGCTCTCACCTTCGGCGAAGGTACCGCACCTTACATTAT TGCCGCAATTCCCGGTGGCCAAGTTTCCGCTGCTGCCATTGAGACCATTAACGACAACCTCTCCAGCTCTCCTTACACCTGGACCGTCAATCTCGCTGCTG GCACCAACATCACTCTCAAGATCACTGATTCTACCGGTACCGTAGCCTACTCTTCTCCCATTGTGGTCCAGGCTGGTTCTTCCCAGGCCTGCCTCAACGCCAGCGCCTCCACCAGCGGTCTTTCTAGCGCTGCCGTCACCACCACTCAGTCCTCCGTTGCCGGTGGCGCTGCTGCCACCACTTCTGCTTCCCAGTCTTCCTCCGCCGCCGCATCTAGCAGCTcttctgctgcttcttcctcttctgcttcttcctcttctgcttcttcctcttccgcGGCCTCGTCTAATGCAGc TTCCACCACCTCCCACTCTTCTGCTGCCTCTTCTGCTGCCACTTCTGCGGCCGCCACCTCTGCCGGCAGCACTTCCGGCGCTTTCCCCAGCGCCGTCGTCGGCGTTCCCGCCCTTGTTGCCGGTCTTTTCGCCGGTGTTGCAGCCCTCCTCTAA
- a CDS encoding Hypothetical protein (Similar to SGTC gene model, INSD accession EAL17823.1~conserved hypothetical protein; CNBL0850), which yields MLLIQEDVSMGTEPLPIPISHLSTPIHNFTYITDSQLGHGTPLSLTYPLLPDSAYHKQPSSSPISSTKSDNSSDVEDVWTCTCASQHESEKEPSLCTAKCGDLCDCVAQFGNFYSSAEPQILNLDALPYNWPLVECSPSCLCGSSCSNRVTQQGVRTPLTIRPTPPKGYGLFYTPSTPQSLPRGTFISLYAGEYILPSEICSRWSSPFTTDSASDKKRYEEGQGNYILSLRLSDQTIHIDPRWKGNVGRFLNHSCGANCVVHYVKWGGGQGWPRAAIFTNKNIHPEEELTFDYANASGDPQRALELIQETTEEDTKGRTRCLCRAEQCRGWMPFDETL from the exons ATGCTGCTCATACAGGAAGACGTCTCTATGGGCACAGAGCCACTGCCCATACCTATCTCCCATCTATCTACCCCTATCCACAACTTTACA TACATAACAGACTCGCAGCTCGGCCACGGCACTCCCTTATCACTCACATACCCTTTGCTCCCTGACTCCGCTTATCACAAACAgccatcttcctctcctATCTCTTCCACAAAAAGTGACAATAGTTCAGACGTAGAGGATGTATGGACATGCACCTGCGCATCGCAGCATGAATCAGAAAAAGAACCGTCGTTATGCACTGCCAAATGCGGCGATTTGTGTGACTGCGTAGCCCAGTTTG GCAACTTCTACTCCTCCGCCGAACCTCAAATACTAAATCTTGATGCCCTGCCATATAATTGGCCATTGGTTGAATGTTCTCCTTCGTGTTTATGCGGATCGTCATGTTCTAATCGCGTTACACAACAGGGTGTGCG GACCCCTTTAACAATCCGTCCGACACCTCCGAAGGGGTACGGCCTCTTTTATACACCTTCCACTCCACAGTCCCTTCCTAGAGGGACTTTTATCTCTCTCTATGCTGGGGAGTATATTCTGCCATCTGAAATCTGTTCCCGCTGGTCATCACCCTTCACAACAGATTCTGCTTCTGACAAAAAGAGATATGAAGAAGGTCAAGGCAACTATATTCTCTCCCTACGACTATCTGATCAAACAATACACATCGATCCGAGATGGAAAGGAAACGTAGGCAGATTCTTGAACCATTCTTGCGGAGCGAATTGCGTGGTACACTATGTCAAGTGGGGTGGAGGGCAAGGGTGGCCTAGAGCTGCCATCTTT ACGAATAAAAACATTCATCCCGAAGAGGAATTGACCTTCGACTACGCAAATGCTTCGGGGGACCCACAACGGGCCCTAGAGTTGATACAGGAGAcaacagaagaagatacAAAAGGCAGGACGAGATGTCTTTGCCGAGCTGAACAATGTAGAGGTTGGATGCCCTTTGACGAAACTTTATGA